In a genomic window of Micromonospora cremea:
- a CDS encoding UbiA family prenyltransferase: MAPSVARLLGNDQTSLMSSRVLGLVRASHPEPAAAVTTVAGLLAWGVGHRLAGVASVVLAVLASQLAVGWTNDALDAERDATVGRTDKPVAAGAVGRRTTAWAAATAAVTCPLVALTTNPTAAFWLTVALVSALLYDWPLKATAFSVLPYAVSFGALPAFVVLGLPGEPTPPAWLLAAAACLGAGAHFANVLPDLADDARTGVRGLPHRLGAAGSRVAAAGLLLAATAALVLGPPGPPSAIGLTAVGAAAVVPAVSWHAGRSAVRAGRRPVAAFRAVMLVALIDVVLLVASGRVV, translated from the coding sequence ATGGCTCCGAGCGTGGCACGACTGCTCGGTAACGACCAGACTTCCCTTATGTCGTCGAGGGTGTTAGGGCTGGTCAGGGCGAGCCATCCGGAACCGGCCGCGGCGGTGACCACAGTGGCGGGTCTGCTGGCCTGGGGCGTGGGGCACCGGCTGGCCGGAGTCGCGTCGGTGGTGCTCGCGGTGCTGGCCAGCCAGCTCGCCGTGGGCTGGACCAACGACGCGCTGGACGCCGAGCGGGACGCCACGGTGGGACGCACCGACAAGCCGGTCGCCGCCGGTGCGGTCGGCCGCCGCACCACCGCCTGGGCCGCGGCGACGGCCGCGGTGACCTGCCCGCTGGTAGCGCTGACCACGAACCCCACGGCGGCGTTCTGGCTGACCGTCGCCCTGGTCTCGGCACTGCTCTACGACTGGCCGCTCAAGGCCACCGCGTTCTCGGTGCTGCCGTACGCGGTCTCCTTCGGTGCGCTGCCCGCCTTCGTGGTGCTGGGCCTGCCCGGCGAGCCGACCCCGCCGGCCTGGCTGCTGGCGGCGGCCGCCTGCCTGGGTGCCGGGGCGCACTTCGCCAACGTCCTGCCGGACCTGGCCGACGACGCCCGCACCGGGGTGCGGGGCCTGCCGCACCGGTTGGGCGCCGCCGGCAGCCGGGTCGCCGCGGCCGGGTTGCTCCTCGCGGCGACCGCAGCCCTGGTCCTCGGGCCGCCCGGGCCACCGTCGGCGATCGGGCTGACGGCGGTCGGCGCGGCCGCCGTGGTGCCGGCGGTGAGCTGGCACGCCGGGCGCTCGGCGGTCCGGGCAGGCCGGCGGCCGGTGGCCGCCTTCCGGGCGGTGATGCTGGTGGCCCTCATCGACGTGGTCCTGCTGGTGGCGAGCGGTCGGGTGGTGTGA
- a CDS encoding histone-like nucleoid-structuring protein Lsr2, whose amino-acid sequence MAKQIIHKLVDDLDGGDADETVKFALDGVQYEIDLSSSNAAKLRDVFAPYVGAGTKVGRGGVVIGGRAARGRGGATADREQNKAIREWAKKAGKDISDRGRIPQEIVDEYHAKR is encoded by the coding sequence GTGGCCAAGCAGATCATTCACAAGCTGGTCGATGACCTGGACGGCGGGGACGCGGACGAGACCGTCAAGTTCGCGCTCGACGGCGTTCAGTACGAGATCGACCTGTCGAGTTCCAACGCCGCGAAATTGCGCGACGTATTCGCTCCCTACGTGGGCGCCGGCACCAAGGTGGGCCGGGGCGGCGTGGTGATCGGTGGACGGGCCGCCCGCGGCCGGGGCGGCGCGACCGCCGACCGGGAGCAGAACAAGGCGATCCGGGAGTGGGCCAAGAAGGCCGGCAAGGACATCTCGGACCGGGGGCGCATCCCGCAGGAGATCGTCGACGAGTACCACGCGAAGCGCTGA
- the radA gene encoding DNA repair protein RadA — translation MTTPRSTSPRGGTAGGARGRSTAREPRPAYECDACGHQPPKWVGRCPECGEWGSVVECTVTGPTVSGRVVSSRLPAEPARPIATISAAPARARPTGVSELDRVLGGGLVPGAVVLLAGEPGVGKSTLLLDVAQQWAVGAGSPSLVVSGEESVSQVRLRAERMGALHDQLYLAAESDLGAVLGHLDAVKPGLLVLDSVQTISTTGTEGVPGGVTQVRAVTAALVSVAKERGIATVLVGHVTKDGQVAGPRVLEHLVDVVLHFEGDKHSSLRLVRGVKNRFGAADEVGCFEMHEGGISSLADPSGLFLTRYSEPVPGTCVTVAMEGRRALVTEVQALIGAAVAGSPRRTVSGLDSARLAMVLAVLQRRTERLTLHDREVFAATVGGIRVVEPAADLAVALAVASGGLNLAIAPHLVAIGEVGLTGEVRRVGAVPRRLAEAARLGFKVALVPPGCGPASTGAGPEQMRVTEVTDVRSALHHAARASAE, via the coding sequence GTGACCACTCCCCGCTCGACCTCTCCGCGCGGCGGCACGGCCGGCGGCGCCCGCGGTCGGTCCACCGCCCGCGAGCCACGACCGGCGTACGAGTGCGACGCCTGTGGCCACCAGCCGCCCAAGTGGGTGGGGCGCTGCCCGGAGTGCGGTGAGTGGGGCTCGGTGGTCGAGTGCACGGTGACCGGGCCGACCGTCTCCGGTCGGGTGGTCAGCTCCCGACTGCCGGCCGAGCCGGCCCGGCCGATCGCCACCATCAGCGCCGCGCCCGCCCGCGCCCGGCCCACCGGGGTGAGCGAGCTCGACCGGGTGCTCGGTGGCGGCCTGGTCCCGGGCGCGGTGGTGCTGCTCGCCGGCGAGCCCGGCGTGGGCAAGTCCACCCTGCTGCTGGACGTGGCGCAGCAGTGGGCCGTCGGCGCCGGCAGTCCGTCGCTGGTGGTCAGCGGCGAAGAGTCGGTCAGTCAGGTCCGGCTACGCGCCGAGCGGATGGGCGCCCTGCACGACCAGCTCTACCTCGCGGCGGAGAGCGACCTGGGGGCGGTGCTCGGGCACCTCGACGCGGTCAAGCCGGGCCTGCTGGTGCTCGACTCGGTGCAGACCATCTCGACGACCGGCACCGAGGGGGTGCCCGGTGGGGTGACCCAGGTCCGGGCGGTCACCGCCGCGCTGGTCTCGGTCGCCAAGGAACGGGGCATCGCCACGGTGCTGGTCGGGCACGTCACCAAGGACGGCCAGGTGGCCGGGCCTCGGGTGCTGGAGCACCTGGTCGACGTGGTGCTGCACTTCGAGGGCGACAAGCACTCCTCGCTGCGGCTGGTGCGCGGCGTCAAGAACCGGTTCGGTGCGGCCGACGAGGTCGGCTGCTTCGAGATGCACGAGGGCGGCATCAGCAGCCTTGCCGACCCGTCCGGGCTGTTCCTGACCCGTTACTCCGAGCCGGTGCCGGGCACCTGCGTGACGGTGGCGATGGAGGGTCGCCGGGCCCTGGTCACCGAGGTGCAGGCGCTGATCGGCGCGGCGGTCGCCGGTTCGCCCCGGCGCACCGTCTCCGGCCTCGACTCGGCCCGGCTGGCGATGGTGCTCGCGGTGCTGCAACGCCGCACCGAGCGGCTCACCCTGCACGACCGGGAGGTCTTCGCGGCCACCGTGGGTGGCATCCGCGTGGTGGAGCCCGCCGCCGACCTGGCGGTCGCGCTGGCGGTCGCCTCCGGCGGGCTCAACCTGGCCATCGCGCCGCACCTGGTGGCGATCGGCGAGGTGGGGCTGACCGGCGAGGTGCGCCGGGTCGGGGCGGTGCCGCGCCGGCTCGCCGAGGCGGCCCGGCTGGGGTTCAAGGTGGCCCTGGTCCCGCCCGGCTGCGGCCCGGCCAGCACCGGTGCCGGTCCCGAGCAGATGCGCGTGACCGAGGTCACGGACGTTCGCTCGGCGCTGCACCATGCGGCCCGCGCGTCCGCCGAGTGA
- a CDS encoding methyltransferase domain-containing protein — protein MRNVAAAAASTDPRVLPRNDPRQYDDLAGEWWRPDGAFAMLHWLAEARAALVPPAPRPDALLVDLGCGAGLLAPHLAGKGYRHVGVDLTRSALVQAAGHGVRVIQADATAVPLADGCADVVSAGELLEHVPAWPRAVAEACRLLRPGGLLVLDTLNDTALARLVAVRIAERLPTVPRGIHDPRLFVDARALVAECARHGVELRLRGIRPQVGGLVAWLLRRARAARPSGAASPTGRAPRIVPTRSTAVLYQGRGVRNG, from the coding sequence ATGCGAAACGTGGCTGCGGCCGCGGCGTCCACCGATCCCCGGGTGCTGCCGCGCAACGATCCGCGCCAGTACGACGATCTGGCCGGTGAGTGGTGGCGGCCGGATGGCGCGTTCGCGATGCTGCACTGGCTGGCCGAGGCCCGCGCGGCGCTGGTGCCACCGGCTCCCCGGCCCGACGCGCTCCTGGTCGATCTGGGCTGCGGTGCCGGACTGCTCGCGCCGCACCTGGCCGGAAAGGGATACCGGCATGTCGGGGTCGACCTGACCCGCTCGGCGCTGGTCCAGGCCGCCGGCCACGGGGTGCGCGTGATCCAGGCCGATGCCACCGCGGTCCCGCTCGCGGATGGTTGTGCCGACGTGGTCTCCGCCGGCGAGCTGCTCGAACACGTGCCGGCCTGGCCGCGCGCGGTGGCGGAGGCGTGCCGGCTGCTCCGCCCGGGCGGTCTGCTGGTGCTGGACACCCTGAACGACACGGCGCTGGCCCGGCTGGTCGCGGTGAGGATCGCCGAGCGGCTGCCGACCGTGCCGCGCGGCATCCACGATCCACGGTTGTTCGTGGACGCCCGGGCGCTGGTGGCCGAATGCGCCCGGCACGGCGTCGAGTTGCGGCTGCGTGGCATCCGACCGCAGGTCGGTGGCCTGGTCGCCTGGCTGCTGCGGCGGGCCCGCGCGGCCCGGCCGTCCGGTGCGGCGTCGCCCACGGGCCGTGCGCCGCGCATCGTGCCGACCCGGTCGACCGCCGTGTTGTACCAGGGCCGGGGGGTCCGCAACGGATAG
- a CDS encoding glycine cleavage system protein R, protein MNELAITVIGRDRPGIVADVAEVLARLGANLTDSTMTRLRGHFAMTLICTGPAAAEVEAALAPLAAEGQLLATVRAVTPDGDVAPVGEPYVMAVHGSDRMGIVAAMTRVLVDAGGNVTDLSTRLAGSLYVVLAEVELPAGVADALTDRLHRTAAELGVEVTLRPADPDLL, encoded by the coding sequence ATGAACGAGCTCGCGATCACCGTCATCGGTCGGGACCGGCCGGGCATCGTGGCCGACGTCGCCGAGGTGCTGGCCCGACTGGGCGCCAATCTCACCGACAGCACGATGACCCGACTGCGGGGGCATTTCGCGATGACCCTCATTTGCACCGGTCCGGCCGCCGCCGAGGTCGAGGCCGCACTGGCACCGCTGGCCGCCGAGGGCCAGCTTCTGGCGACGGTACGCGCGGTCACGCCGGACGGTGACGTGGCCCCGGTGGGCGAGCCGTACGTGATGGCGGTGCACGGGTCGGACCGGATGGGCATCGTCGCGGCGATGACCCGGGTGCTGGTGGACGCCGGCGGGAACGTAACCGACCTGAGTACGCGGTTGGCTGGCTCGCTGTACGTGGTGCTGGCTGAGGTGGAGCTGCCGGCCGGCGTCGCCGACGCGCTGACCGACCGGTTGCATCGGACGGCTGCGGAGCTGGGTGTCGAGGTCACCCTCCGGCCGGCGGATCCGGATCTGTTGTGA
- a CDS encoding peptide deformylase, whose amino-acid sequence MNGERSGPDAGRTVGTYVGLGEWTPESLAVPGEVRPVVSAPHPVLSRAGGEVDPTAAETVRLAADLVATMRVSPGCVGLAAPQIGVAARVFAVDVTGHPKAVTVHGTFVLCNARVVEATRWKPGREGCMSVPDLTGDVKRASRLVVEGDLPGSGEPVRLVTDGFEARALQHEIDHCAGLLFLDRVAGAHAVYQRKVYL is encoded by the coding sequence GTGAACGGCGAGCGGAGCGGCCCGGACGCCGGCCGGACCGTCGGGACGTACGTCGGCCTGGGCGAGTGGACGCCGGAATCGCTGGCCGTGCCGGGCGAGGTGCGTCCAGTGGTGTCCGCCCCGCACCCGGTGCTGAGCCGGGCCGGCGGCGAGGTGGATCCGACCGCGGCGGAGACGGTCCGGTTGGCCGCCGACCTCGTCGCCACCATGCGGGTGTCGCCGGGTTGCGTCGGCCTGGCCGCACCGCAGATCGGCGTGGCCGCCCGGGTCTTCGCCGTCGACGTGACCGGGCATCCGAAGGCGGTCACCGTGCACGGCACCTTCGTGCTCTGCAACGCCCGGGTGGTCGAGGCGACCCGGTGGAAACCGGGCCGGGAGGGGTGCATGTCGGTGCCGGACCTGACCGGAGACGTAAAGCGGGCCAGCCGGTTGGTGGTGGAGGGCGACCTGCCGGGCAGCGGGGAGCCGGTACGCCTGGTGACCGACGGCTTCGAAGCGCGGGCGTTGCAGCACGAGATCGACCACTGCGCCGGGCTGCTCTTTCTCGATCGGGTGGCCGGCGCACACGCCGTCTACCAGCGCAAGGTCTACCTCTGA
- a CDS encoding acyl-CoA dehydrogenase family protein, with product MTVHALEAARRLAPRFAARAAEHDRDGSFPVEDFRDLREAGLFGLMVPRSLGGLGASFAEYAAVATELARGNGATALVFNMHASVTGALGAVTEELAEALGVPDEALAARDRLLTAAAQGSWYAVAMSERGAGARLSQLSTVYEATDAGWHVKGSKTFCSGAGHADGYLVAARSTTDQSVVSQFLVQAGPEGMTVEPTWDALGMRATSSHDLHLDVTVPADRLLGGVEGLALVVAQLMPHWLVASYAAVYVGVARAAIDAAAEHLNARNLAGLPAVRARLGRADAATAAAELVVAEAARRVDEMPGDAETNRWVWRAKLLAGTTAAEVAASMLEAAGTSATRRGHPLERLYRDARCGSLHPATSDVCADWLGITALGGDPDRDGSAPRW from the coding sequence ATGACGGTGCACGCGCTGGAGGCGGCCCGCAGGTTGGCGCCGCGGTTCGCCGCGCGGGCGGCGGAGCACGACCGGGACGGCTCCTTTCCGGTCGAGGACTTCCGTGACCTGCGGGAGGCTGGCCTGTTCGGGTTGATGGTTCCGCGGTCGTTGGGCGGCCTGGGCGCCAGCTTCGCCGAGTACGCCGCAGTGGCGACCGAACTTGCCCGAGGCAACGGGGCGACTGCCCTGGTGTTCAACATGCACGCCTCGGTGACCGGCGCGCTGGGCGCGGTGACCGAGGAGCTGGCCGAGGCCTTGGGCGTGCCGGACGAGGCGCTGGCCGCTCGGGACCGGCTGCTCACCGCCGCGGCGCAGGGCTCCTGGTACGCGGTGGCGATGAGCGAGCGCGGCGCCGGGGCCCGGCTCTCCCAGCTCAGCACGGTCTACGAGGCGACCGATGCGGGCTGGCACGTCAAGGGGAGCAAGACCTTCTGCTCCGGTGCCGGGCACGCCGACGGCTACCTGGTGGCCGCGCGTAGCACCACGGACCAGTCGGTGGTCTCCCAGTTCCTGGTGCAGGCCGGTCCGGAGGGCATGACCGTCGAGCCGACCTGGGACGCGCTCGGCATGCGCGCCACCTCCTCGCACGACCTGCACCTGGACGTCACGGTGCCGGCCGACCGGCTGCTCGGTGGAGTGGAGGGCCTTGCCCTGGTGGTCGCTCAGCTGATGCCGCACTGGTTGGTGGCCAGCTACGCGGCGGTCTACGTGGGGGTGGCCCGGGCGGCGATCGACGCGGCGGCCGAGCATCTCAACGCCCGCAACCTGGCCGGCCTGCCGGCGGTGCGCGCCCGGCTGGGGCGGGCGGACGCGGCGACGGCCGCGGCCGAGCTGGTGGTGGCCGAGGCGGCCCGCCGGGTGGACGAGATGCCGGGTGACGCGGAGACCAACCGCTGGGTGTGGCGGGCGAAGCTGCTCGCCGGCACGACGGCAGCCGAGGTGGCGGCGTCGATGCTGGAGGCGGCGGGCACCTCGGCGACGCGACGCGGCCACCCGTTGGAGCGGCTCTACCGGGACGCCCGCTGCGGATCGCTGCACCCGGCCACGTCGGACGTCTGCGCCGACTGGCTCGGCATCACCGCGCTGGGCGGGGACCCGGACCGTGACGGATCGGCCCCGCGTTGGTGA
- a CDS encoding ATP-dependent Clp protease ATP-binding subunit: MFERFTDRARRVVVLAQEEARMLNHNYIGTEHILLGLIHEGEGVAAKALESLGISLEGVRQQVEEIIGQGQQAPSGHIPFTPRAKKVLELSLREALQLGHNYIGTEHILLGLIREGEGVAAQVLVKLGADLNRVRQQVIQLLSGYQGKEPAAAGAAPGEAAPSTSLVLDQFGRNLTQAAREGKLDPVIGREKEIERVMQVLSRRTKNNPVLIGEPGVGKTAVVEGLSQKIIKGEVPETLKDKQLYTLDLGALVAGSRYRGDFEERLKKVLKEIRTRGDIILFIDEIHTLVGAGAAEGAIDAASILKPMLARGELQTIGATTLDEYRKHLEKDAALERRFQPIQVGEPSLAHTIEILKGLRDRYEAHHRVSITDAALVAAATLADRYISDRFLPDKAIDLIDEAGARMRIRRMTAPPDLRDFDERIAQVRRDKESAIDAQDFERAAQLRDKEKQLLGQKAQREKEWKAGDLDVVSEVDDEQIAEVLGNWTGIPVYKLTEEETSRLLRMEDELHKRVIGQEDAVKAVSKAIRRTRAGLKDPKRPSGSFIFAGPSGVGKTELSKALAEFLFGSEDALIQLDMSEFHDRYTVSRLVGAPPGYVGYDEGGQLTEKVRRRPFSVVLFDEIEKAHPDVFNTLLQILEDGRLTDGQGRIVDFKNTVIILTTNLGTRDVAKAVSLGFQQSEDSESTYDRMKQKVNDELKQHFRPEFLNRIDDTIVFHQLRQNEILSIVDIMIQRIETQLRNKDMGLELTDNAKKYLALKGFDPVLGARPLRRTIQRDIEDNLSERILFNELTPGQIVVVDCEGDPNDIDKSKLVFHGADKPVEVPDAVPADLGGTAAAGADE, translated from the coding sequence ATGTTCGAGCGGTTCACCGACCGAGCGCGACGGGTTGTCGTCCTGGCCCAAGAAGAGGCCCGGATGCTCAACCACAACTACATCGGTACGGAACACATCCTGCTGGGCCTGATCCACGAAGGTGAAGGCGTCGCGGCAAAGGCCCTGGAGAGCCTCGGCATCTCCCTGGAGGGCGTCCGCCAGCAGGTCGAGGAGATCATCGGCCAGGGCCAGCAGGCGCCGAGCGGGCACATCCCGTTCACGCCGCGGGCCAAGAAGGTGCTGGAGCTGTCGCTGCGCGAGGCGCTGCAGCTCGGCCACAACTACATCGGCACGGAGCACATCCTGCTCGGTCTGATCCGCGAGGGTGAGGGCGTCGCCGCCCAGGTGCTGGTCAAGCTCGGCGCCGACCTCAACCGGGTCCGCCAGCAGGTGATCCAGCTGCTCTCCGGCTACCAGGGCAAGGAGCCGGCCGCGGCGGGCGCCGCGCCGGGTGAGGCCGCGCCGTCGACCAGCCTGGTGCTGGACCAGTTCGGCCGCAACCTGACCCAGGCCGCCCGTGAGGGCAAGCTCGACCCGGTCATCGGGCGCGAGAAGGAAATCGAGCGGGTCATGCAGGTGCTCTCCCGCCGTACCAAGAACAACCCGGTCCTGATCGGTGAGCCCGGCGTCGGTAAGACCGCCGTGGTGGAGGGCCTGTCCCAGAAGATCATCAAGGGCGAGGTGCCCGAGACGCTCAAGGACAAGCAGCTCTACACGCTCGACCTCGGTGCGCTGGTCGCCGGTTCCCGCTACCGCGGTGACTTCGAGGAGCGCCTCAAGAAGGTGCTCAAGGAGATCCGCACGCGCGGCGACATCATCCTGTTCATCGACGAGATCCACACCCTGGTGGGTGCGGGTGCCGCCGAGGGCGCGATCGACGCGGCGAGCATCCTCAAGCCGATGCTGGCCCGGGGTGAGCTGCAGACCATCGGTGCCACCACGCTCGACGAGTACCGCAAGCACCTGGAGAAGGACGCCGCGCTCGAGCGCCGGTTCCAGCCGATCCAGGTGGGTGAGCCGTCGCTGGCGCACACCATCGAGATCCTCAAGGGCCTGCGCGACCGCTACGAGGCGCACCACCGGGTGAGCATCACCGACGCAGCTCTCGTGGCAGCCGCAACCCTGGCTGACCGGTACATCTCGGACCGCTTCCTGCCGGACAAGGCGATCGACCTGATCGACGAGGCCGGTGCCCGGATGCGGATCCGCCGGATGACCGCGCCGCCAGACCTGCGCGACTTCGACGAGCGCATCGCCCAGGTGCGTCGCGACAAGGAGTCCGCGATCGACGCGCAGGACTTCGAGCGCGCCGCCCAGCTGCGCGACAAGGAGAAGCAGCTCCTCGGCCAGAAGGCGCAGCGGGAGAAGGAGTGGAAGGCCGGTGACCTGGACGTCGTCAGCGAGGTTGACGACGAGCAGATCGCCGAGGTGCTCGGCAACTGGACCGGCATCCCGGTCTACAAGCTGACCGAGGAGGAGACCTCGCGCCTGCTGCGCATGGAGGACGAGCTGCACAAGCGCGTCATCGGCCAGGAGGACGCGGTCAAGGCGGTCTCGAAGGCGATCCGGCGTACCCGGGCCGGCCTGAAGGACCCGAAGCGCCCGTCGGGCTCGTTCATCTTCGCCGGCCCGTCCGGCGTCGGTAAGACCGAGCTGTCCAAGGCGCTCGCCGAGTTCCTCTTCGGCAGCGAGGATGCCCTCATCCAGCTGGACATGTCCGAGTTCCACGACCGCTACACGGTCTCCCGGCTGGTGGGTGCCCCTCCCGGCTACGTCGGCTACGACGAGGGCGGGCAGCTGACCGAGAAGGTGCGGCGTCGGCCGTTCTCGGTGGTTCTCTTCGACGAGATCGAGAAGGCCCACCCGGACGTGTTCAACACGCTGCTCCAGATCCTGGAGGACGGTCGGCTCACCGACGGTCAGGGTCGGATCGTGGACTTCAAGAACACGGTCATCATCCTGACCACCAACCTGGGCACCAGGGACGTCGCCAAGGCGGTGTCGCTCGGCTTCCAGCAGTCGGAGGACTCCGAGTCCACCTACGACCGGATGAAGCAGAAGGTCAACGACGAGCTCAAGCAGCACTTCCGGCCTGAGTTCCTCAACCGGATCGACGACACCATCGTCTTCCACCAGCTGCGCCAGAACGAGATCCTCTCGATCGTGGACATCATGATCCAGCGGATCGAGACGCAGCTGCGCAACAAGGACATGGGTCTGGAGCTGACCGACAACGCCAAGAAGTACCTGGCGCTGAAGGGCTTCGACCCGGTGCTCGGTGCCCGTCCTCTGCGTCGCACGATCCAGCGCGACATCGAGGACAACCTCTCCGAGCGGATCCTGTTCAACGAGCTGACCCCGGGTCAGATCGTTGTGGTGGACTGCGAGGGCGACCCGAACGACATCGACAAGTCCAAGCTCGTGTTCCACGGCGCGGACAAGCCGGTCGAAGTTCCGGACGCGGTCCCGGCCGACCTCGGCGGCACCGCCGCCGCGGGCGCGGACGAGTAG
- a CDS encoding A/G-specific adenine glycosylase, with protein sequence MTQPDFATLVSQWYRQHARDLPWREPGVSPWAILVSEVMLQQTPVVRVVPAWQAWMSRWPDPAALAADSPAEAIRMWGRLGYPRRAVRLRECAVAIVDRHGGQVPDRLEQLLALPGVGTYTARAVAAFAYGQRHPVVDTNVRRVVCRAVAGEPDAGAVTRPADLVATEELLPAEPAAAALASAAFMELGAVICTARSPRCAACPVESVCAWRASGQEAPAGPTRRPQRYAGTDRQVRGLLLGVLRETTGPVPHQRLDQVWTDDVQRARALAGLVQDGLVEPVGTDAFRLAGDGPSLPTADLTA encoded by the coding sequence ATGACTCAACCCGATTTCGCCACCCTGGTCAGCCAGTGGTACCGACAGCACGCCCGTGACCTGCCGTGGCGCGAGCCCGGGGTCAGCCCGTGGGCCATTCTGGTCAGCGAGGTCATGCTCCAGCAGACGCCCGTGGTCCGGGTGGTCCCCGCCTGGCAGGCGTGGATGAGCCGCTGGCCGGACCCGGCCGCGCTGGCGGCGGACAGCCCGGCCGAGGCGATCCGGATGTGGGGGCGCCTCGGCTACCCCCGCCGGGCGGTGCGGCTGCGGGAGTGCGCGGTCGCGATCGTGGACCGGCACGGCGGCCAGGTCCCGGACCGGCTGGAGCAACTGCTGGCCCTGCCCGGGGTCGGCACGTACACGGCGCGGGCGGTGGCCGCGTTCGCGTACGGGCAGCGGCACCCGGTGGTCGACACGAATGTGCGCCGGGTGGTCTGCCGGGCGGTGGCCGGCGAACCGGACGCGGGGGCCGTCACCCGGCCGGCCGACCTCGTCGCGACCGAGGAGCTGCTGCCTGCGGAGCCGGCCGCAGCGGCGCTGGCCAGCGCGGCGTTCATGGAGCTGGGCGCGGTGATCTGCACGGCCCGGTCACCGCGCTGCGCGGCCTGCCCGGTCGAGTCGGTCTGCGCCTGGCGGGCCTCCGGTCAGGAGGCGCCGGCCGGACCCACCCGCCGCCCCCAGCGGTACGCGGGCACCGACCGGCAGGTACGCGGGCTGCTGCTCGGCGTGCTCCGGGAGACCACCGGACCGGTCCCGCACCAACGGCTGGACCAGGTCTGGACCGACGACGTGCAGCGCGCCCGGGCCCTGGCCGGCCTGGTGCAGGACGGGCTGGTGGAACCGGTCGGCACCGACGCCTTCCGCCTCGCCGGCGATGGCCCGTCCCTGCCCACCGCCGACCTCACCGCCTGA
- the disA gene encoding DNA integrity scanning diadenylate cyclase DisA produces the protein MPIDRDTTKPAGAPPHARTGGVGSPARPISVSVTAGAAGSAGDPLRANLALMAPGTALRDGLERILRGRTGALIVLGYDKVVEGLCTGGFPLDVEFSATRVRELCKMDGAVVLSSDGTRIVRAAVHLMPDPSIPTEESGTRHRTAERVARQTGYPVISVSQSMRIISLYVNGQRHVLDDSAAILSRANQALATLERYKLRLDEVSGTLSALEIEDLVTVRDAVAVVQRLEMVRRIADEIAGYVVELGTDGRLLALQLDELMAGVDADRTLVIRDYLPVGRKSRTLDEALVELDLLGATELIDLVSVAKAIGYPAASDALDAAVSPRGFRLLAKVPRLPVPVVDRLVVHFGSLQRLLGATVEDLQAVEGVGDARARGVREGLSRLAEASILERYV, from the coding sequence GTGCCGATCGACCGCGATACCACCAAGCCTGCCGGCGCGCCGCCTCACGCCCGCACCGGCGGCGTGGGCTCGCCCGCCCGTCCGATCAGCGTGAGCGTGACCGCGGGAGCCGCCGGGAGCGCCGGGGACCCGCTGCGGGCGAACCTTGCCCTGATGGCACCCGGCACCGCTTTGCGGGACGGGTTGGAGCGCATTCTGCGCGGCCGGACCGGCGCGCTCATCGTGCTCGGCTACGACAAGGTCGTCGAGGGCCTGTGCACCGGCGGCTTCCCCCTGGACGTGGAGTTCTCCGCGACCCGGGTGCGGGAGCTCTGCAAGATGGACGGCGCGGTCGTGCTCTCCAGCGACGGCACCCGGATCGTCCGGGCCGCCGTGCACCTGATGCCCGACCCGTCCATCCCGACCGAGGAGTCCGGCACCCGGCACCGCACCGCCGAGCGGGTGGCCCGGCAGACCGGCTATCCGGTCATCTCGGTCAGCCAGTCGATGCGGATCATCAGCCTCTACGTCAACGGTCAGCGGCACGTGCTCGACGACTCGGCGGCCATCCTCTCCAGGGCCAACCAGGCGCTGGCCACCCTGGAGCGCTACAAGCTCCGGCTGGACGAGGTCTCCGGGACGCTCTCCGCTCTGGAGATCGAGGATCTGGTCACCGTGCGGGACGCGGTGGCGGTGGTGCAGCGACTGGAGATGGTCCGCCGGATCGCCGACGAGATCGCCGGCTACGTGGTCGAGCTGGGCACCGACGGCCGCCTGCTCGCCCTCCAGCTCGACGAGCTGATGGCCGGCGTGGACGCCGACCGGACGCTGGTCATCCGGGACTACCTCCCGGTCGGCCGCAAGTCCCGCACGCTGGACGAGGCGCTGGTCGAGCTGGACCTGCTCGGCGCCACCGAGCTGATCGACCTGGTGTCGGTGGCCAAGGCGATCGGTTACCCGGCCGCGTCGGACGCGCTGGACGCCGCGGTCAGCCCTCGGGGTTTCCGACTGCTGGCCAAGGTGCCCCGGCTGCCGGTGCCGGTGGTCGACCGGCTGGTGGTGCATTTCGGCAGCCTCCAGCGGCTGCTGGGCGCGACGGTGGAGGACCTGCAGGCCGTCGAGGGGGTCGGCGACGCCCGGGCCCGCGGCGTCCGCGAGGGGCTGTCCCGGCTCGCCGAGGCATCCATCCTGGAGCGGTACGTCTGA